One genomic region from Stackebrandtia nassauensis DSM 44728 encodes:
- a CDS encoding carbohydrate kinase family protein produces MTIDVLVVAGTGIDTTVTVDALPVSLSDSVGVPPIRDWVAHTGNGYALGLHTLGLATTFIDMIGDDPQAELITAAYRRHGLHFDHRVSPAGTPRAVNLVDATGRRQSFFDGRHPAELRMPEDLYQPYLDRARHVHMSIMNINRDMYDASGASSSTDLHDWDGHNPHHEHYALRSELVFLSAAALGDRRDAVMRRILTDGRAHTVVATDGGNGCFVAREATPVTHFPAIRPDRDLAGLDGWQGWSSVDSNGAGDAFGSGFLSHHLAGAPLEECVTAGMVAGAFACRSAGTHTEFIDAGTLRRACDALR; encoded by the coding sequence ATGACCATCGACGTCCTGGTCGTGGCCGGGACCGGCATCGACACCACCGTGACCGTCGACGCGCTGCCGGTGTCGCTGTCCGACTCCGTCGGGGTGCCGCCGATCCGGGACTGGGTGGCGCACACCGGAAACGGGTACGCGCTCGGCCTGCACACCCTGGGGTTGGCGACCACGTTCATCGACATGATCGGCGACGACCCGCAGGCCGAGCTGATCACCGCCGCATATCGGCGCCACGGCCTGCACTTCGACCACCGTGTCAGCCCGGCCGGAACCCCGCGCGCGGTCAACCTCGTCGACGCCACCGGCCGTCGCCAGTCGTTCTTCGACGGACGGCATCCCGCTGAGTTGCGGATGCCCGAGGACCTCTACCAGCCGTATCTGGACCGGGCGCGGCACGTCCATATGTCCATCATGAACATCAACCGCGACATGTACGACGCCAGCGGCGCGTCCTCGTCGACGGACCTGCACGACTGGGACGGACACAACCCACACCACGAGCACTACGCGCTGCGCTCCGAGCTGGTGTTCCTGTCGGCCGCCGCGCTGGGCGACCGCCGCGACGCGGTGATGCGCCGCATCCTCACCGACGGCCGGGCGCACACCGTCGTGGCCACCGACGGCGGCAACGGCTGCTTCGTGGCCCGGGAAGCGACGCCGGTGACGCACTTCCCGGCGATCCGACCCGACCGCGACCTCGCGGGGCTCGACGGATGGCAAGGGTGGTCGAGTGTGGACTCCAACGGGGCGGGCGACGCCTTCGGCTCCGGCTTCCTGAGCCACCACCTGGCGGGCGCCCCGCTGGAAGAGTGCGTCACCGCCGGGATGGTCGCGGGCGCGTTCGCGTGCCGCAGCGCCGGAACCCACACCGAGTTCATCGACGCGGGCACGTTGCGCCGCGCGTGCGACGCGTTGCGTTAG
- a CDS encoding PQQ-dependent sugar dehydrogenase, which translates to MTSRGIRALAAGLVVLFGATACSFGDPPPDETGEPPELASPSESGEKPDASVMSEVIADKLEVPWGMTFLPDKSALITERDSGRILSIKPPEKKDGKHAVDEVQTLDQIDASGQGGLLGIAASPDYKKDETVFVYYSTAKDNRIAKLKPGGEPDPIVTGIPRGDKYNGGQLAFGPDGYLYASTGDADKPKSAQDKDSLAGKILRMNAKGKAPKDNPFGSSLVYAYGFHNSEGLTWNSGEQLFATDMGDNKADEINKIKAGDNYGWPKAEGKTSDDSYVSPVATWKPAEATCSGASFADKVLLTACLRGQRLWTVEFTEKGTVVGKPTESLSGELGRLRAVAPAPDGSLWISTSNRDDEGEPRDGDDKIVRIIAGGSAEGMT; encoded by the coding sequence GTGACTTCTCGTGGCATCCGCGCGCTCGCCGCCGGGCTCGTCGTCCTGTTCGGCGCGACGGCCTGCTCCTTCGGTGATCCCCCACCGGACGAGACCGGGGAACCGCCGGAGCTGGCCTCGCCGTCGGAGTCCGGGGAGAAACCCGACGCCTCGGTGATGTCGGAGGTGATCGCCGACAAGCTGGAAGTGCCGTGGGGCATGACCTTCCTGCCGGACAAGTCGGCGCTGATCACCGAACGCGACTCCGGCCGGATCCTGTCCATCAAGCCGCCCGAGAAGAAGGACGGCAAGCACGCCGTCGACGAGGTGCAGACCCTCGACCAGATCGACGCCAGCGGGCAGGGCGGGCTGCTGGGCATCGCCGCGTCCCCGGACTACAAGAAGGACGAGACGGTCTTCGTCTACTACTCCACGGCGAAGGACAACCGGATCGCGAAGCTCAAACCCGGCGGCGAACCGGATCCGATCGTGACCGGCATTCCCCGGGGCGACAAGTACAACGGCGGCCAGCTGGCCTTCGGTCCCGACGGGTACCTGTACGCCAGCACCGGCGACGCCGACAAGCCGAAGTCCGCGCAGGACAAGGACTCGCTGGCCGGGAAGATCCTGCGGATGAACGCCAAGGGCAAGGCCCCCAAGGACAATCCCTTCGGTTCCTCGCTGGTGTACGCCTACGGATTCCACAACTCCGAGGGCCTGACCTGGAACTCCGGCGAGCAGCTGTTCGCCACCGACATGGGCGACAACAAGGCCGACGAGATCAACAAGATCAAGGCCGGGGACAACTACGGCTGGCCCAAGGCCGAGGGCAAGACCTCCGACGACTCCTACGTCAGCCCGGTCGCGACCTGGAAACCGGCCGAGGCGACCTGCTCGGGGGCGTCGTTCGCCGACAAGGTGCTGCTCACCGCGTGCCTGCGCGGCCAGAGACTGTGGACAGTGGAGTTCACCGAGAAGGGTACCGTTGTTGGCAAGCCGACCGAGTCGCTGTCCGGCGAGTTGGGTCGCTTGCGGGCGGTGGCCCCGGCGCCCGATGGTAGCTTGTGGATCAGTACGTCCAACAGGGACGATGAAGGCGAACCACGCGACGGCGACGACAAGATCGTCCGGATCATCGCGGGCGGATCGGCGGAAGGGATGACCTAG
- a CDS encoding metallophosphoesterase family protein, with product MRRTGKAIVFTAIALFAAGLGVRFLGTATADIGPFHTTMSMEPATDGESEVELPPLGSLIFNSHSGPIKMTVRIDSLDEFRTERLIDNPKEIRMVGQEVPADVRAGFTNAGLSGLGGATLAGLILGGLAFRTMRRAAICGSLSLVLTATALGISAGSMRPESVAEPRYEGLLVNAPAFVGGAQQVADSYEKYRSQLEGMIVNLSQFYTLGRTLPSFVEDKDTIRVLHVSDLHLNPSAWNVIDSVAKQFSANAVLDTGDITDWGSTQEAAVYTKGIKRLDTPYVYIRGNHDSTKVTKEVAKQKNATVVDDEVVEIAGLRIAGIGDPRYAPDATSAPSDIREEQVLLDSGNDLRDTIAESGGADLAMVHDPVCAGPLAEEVPVVLAGHKHQRLVSKLDDDTVQMVQGSTGGAGLSGIDKDNPHPLTLSVLYFDKSDARLKAVDDIAVGGTGETQVSLQRRIFSKGMPDDNTDLVPNPDEVEDGASGDPEGD from the coding sequence GTGCGCCGCACCGGCAAGGCGATCGTCTTCACGGCCATCGCGCTGTTCGCGGCCGGGCTGGGGGTGCGGTTCCTGGGGACCGCGACGGCCGACATCGGGCCGTTCCACACCACCATGTCGATGGAACCGGCCACCGACGGCGAGTCCGAAGTGGAACTGCCGCCGCTGGGTTCGCTGATCTTCAACAGTCACAGCGGCCCGATCAAGATGACGGTGCGCATCGACTCGCTGGACGAGTTCCGCACCGAACGGCTCATCGACAATCCCAAGGAAATCCGGATGGTGGGCCAGGAGGTCCCCGCCGACGTGCGGGCGGGCTTCACCAACGCCGGACTGTCGGGCCTGGGCGGCGCCACGCTGGCCGGGCTGATCCTGGGCGGCCTGGCGTTTCGGACGATGCGGCGCGCGGCCATCTGCGGTTCGCTGTCGCTGGTGCTGACCGCCACCGCGCTGGGGATATCGGCCGGGTCGATGCGCCCCGAATCGGTGGCCGAACCGCGCTACGAGGGGCTGCTGGTCAACGCCCCGGCCTTCGTCGGCGGTGCCCAGCAGGTGGCCGACAGCTACGAGAAGTACCGCTCCCAGCTGGAGGGCATGATCGTCAACCTGTCGCAGTTCTACACGCTGGGCCGCACGCTGCCGTCCTTCGTGGAGGACAAGGACACGATCCGGGTGCTGCACGTGTCCGACCTGCACCTCAACCCCTCGGCGTGGAACGTCATCGACTCGGTGGCCAAACAGTTCTCGGCCAACGCGGTCCTGGACACCGGCGACATCACCGACTGGGGTTCCACCCAGGAGGCGGCGGTGTACACCAAGGGCATCAAGCGTCTCGACACCCCGTACGTCTACATCAGAGGCAACCACGACTCGACGAAGGTCACCAAGGAGGTGGCCAAGCAGAAGAACGCGACCGTCGTGGACGACGAGGTCGTCGAGATCGCGGGGCTGCGGATCGCCGGGATCGGCGACCCCCGCTATGCCCCCGACGCCACCAGCGCGCCCAGCGACATCCGGGAGGAGCAGGTGCTGCTGGACTCCGGCAACGACCTGCGCGACACCATCGCCGAGTCCGGCGGCGCCGACCTGGCGATGGTGCACGACCCGGTGTGCGCCGGTCCGCTGGCCGAGGAGGTGCCGGTGGTGCTGGCCGGGCACAAGCACCAGCGGCTGGTGTCGAAACTGGACGACGACACGGTGCAGATGGTGCAGGGTTCGACCGGCGGCGCCGGACTGTCGGGCATCGACAAGGACAACCCGCACCCGCTGACGCTGTCGGTGCTGTACTTCGACAAGTCCGACGCCCGGTTGAAGGCCGTGGACGACATCGCGGTGGGCGGCACCGGCGAGACCCAGGTGTCGTTGCAGCGGCGCATCTTCTCCAAGGGGATGCCCGACGACAACACCGACCTGGTGCCCAATCCCGACGAGGTCGAGGACGGCGCCTCCGGCGACCCCGAGGGTGACTAG
- a CDS encoding ubiquitin-like small modifier protein 1, translated as MAVTVYIPGALRNEAEGAKSLDVEVDANATLGAVLDTVASRHPRLGRRVRDERGQVRRYVNVFIGDDECRTLSGVDTKVPDGTEVRILPSVAGG; from the coding sequence ATGGCCGTGACGGTTTACATCCCCGGAGCGCTGCGCAACGAGGCCGAGGGGGCCAAGAGCCTCGACGTCGAGGTCGACGCGAACGCCACCCTCGGGGCGGTCCTGGACACGGTGGCCAGCCGCCACCCGCGCCTGGGCCGCCGGGTCCGCGACGAGCGCGGCCAGGTGCGGCGCTACGTCAACGTGTTCATCGGCGACGACGAGTGCCGCACCCTGTCGGGTGTGGACACCAAGGTCCCCGACGGCACCGAGGTCCGCATCCTCCCCTCCGTAGCGGGAGGCTGA
- a CDS encoding phosphoribosyltransferase family protein, protein MHRTGTATHGSPIVEADASASATAEGPDSATIVADAAAALTSRLTWRGGGTDLWPLLSDPAATDAVARGLAAPFVGRTDVVLGPDPGGVLFGPLVARILGVPFAPVCRDRDFFFQGAHEHVSDGYLYVHRAALPDGARALLVDDWSESGSTVTGVAELVAATGATLSAVSFLVDSLPEAARKTLSDKDIAVASLVAATDLDSGA, encoded by the coding sequence GTGCACCGGACGGGGACCGCGACGCACGGCTCGCCGATAGTCGAGGCGGACGCTTCGGCTTCCGCGACGGCCGAGGGCCCGGACTCGGCGACGATCGTCGCCGACGCGGCGGCCGCGTTGACGTCCCGGCTGACCTGGCGCGGCGGCGGCACCGACCTGTGGCCGCTGTTGTCCGACCCCGCCGCCACCGACGCCGTCGCCCGGGGTCTGGCCGCGCCGTTCGTCGGCCGGACCGACGTCGTACTGGGCCCCGACCCCGGCGGCGTCCTGTTCGGACCGTTGGTGGCCCGCATCCTCGGCGTGCCGTTCGCACCCGTGTGCCGCGACCGCGACTTCTTCTTCCAGGGTGCGCACGAACACGTCAGCGACGGGTACTTGTACGTCCACCGCGCCGCGCTGCCCGACGGGGCGCGGGCGCTGCTGGTCGACGACTGGTCCGAGTCCGGCTCGACCGTCACCGGCGTCGCCGAACTCGTCGCCGCCACCGGCGCCACCCTGTCGGCCGTGTCGTTCCTCGTCGACAGCCTGCCCGAAGCGGCCCGCAAAACGCTGAGCGACAAGGACATCGCGGTCGCCAGCCTCGTGGCCGCCACCGACCTGGACTCCGGGGCGTGA
- a CDS encoding WD40/YVTN/BNR-like repeat-containing protein — protein MSYLMAIGTKKGLFTATSDDRVNWDVTGPHRLGGDASTVQTGVYAIGIDTRRDTPRLFVGADSSHFGPSVWHSDDAGATWSEPADAPPIALPEDTDTAFARAWQFGFGPEPDVVFASGEPHSLFKSTDGGVTFELNRGLWDHPHRTEWFPGFGGAAIHTIMPHPTDPAKMSVAMSTGGFYQTEDGGASWNPTCQGIRADFFPEPYPEFGQCVHKAVRAAGDPSRFYLQNHGGVYRSDDGGHKWNSIAEGLPCDFGFAMVAHPHRTDSVLSFPVHADANRFLPDNRLQVHRSDDGGSTWREVSQGLPTEPYFGIVLRDAAATDAAEVPGYYFGTRCGDVFVSTEDSENWVQAASHLPDVLCVRAARM, from the coding sequence ATGAGTTACCTCATGGCCATCGGTACCAAGAAAGGGCTGTTCACCGCGACCAGCGACGACCGGGTCAACTGGGACGTCACGGGGCCGCACCGGCTGGGTGGGGACGCCAGCACGGTGCAGACCGGGGTCTACGCCATCGGCATCGACACCCGTCGCGACACCCCGCGCCTGTTCGTGGGCGCCGACAGCTCGCATTTCGGTCCCAGCGTCTGGCATTCCGACGACGCCGGGGCGACCTGGAGCGAACCGGCCGACGCGCCGCCGATCGCGTTGCCGGAGGACACCGACACCGCCTTCGCGCGGGCCTGGCAGTTCGGGTTCGGGCCCGAACCCGACGTCGTGTTCGCCTCGGGGGAACCGCACAGCCTGTTCAAGTCCACCGACGGTGGCGTGACCTTCGAGCTCAACCGGGGACTGTGGGACCATCCACACCGGACCGAATGGTTCCCGGGCTTCGGCGGCGCGGCGATCCACACGATCATGCCGCACCCGACCGACCCGGCGAAGATGTCGGTGGCGATGTCCACCGGCGGCTTCTACCAGACCGAGGACGGCGGCGCGTCCTGGAACCCGACCTGCCAGGGCATCCGCGCCGACTTCTTCCCGGAGCCGTACCCGGAGTTCGGGCAGTGCGTCCACAAGGCGGTGCGCGCCGCGGGCGACCCGTCCCGGTTCTACCTGCAGAACCACGGCGGGGTCTACCGCAGTGACGACGGCGGCCACAAGTGGAACTCCATCGCGGAGGGGCTGCCGTGCGACTTCGGCTTCGCGATGGTCGCCCACCCGCACCGCACCGACTCGGTGCTGAGCTTCCCGGTGCACGCCGACGCCAACCGGTTCCTGCCGGACAACCGGCTCCAGGTGCACCGCAGCGACGACGGGGGCTCGACCTGGCGCGAGGTCAGCCAGGGGCTGCCCACCGAGCCGTACTTCGGCATCGTGCTGCGCGACGCGGCGGCCACCGACGCCGCCGAGGTGCCCGGCTACTACTTCGGCACCCGCTGCGGCGACGTCTTCGTCTCCACGGAGGACTCCGAGAACTGGGTCCAGGCCGCCTCGCACCTGCCGGACGTGCTGTGCGTGCGCGCCGCCCGGATGTGA
- a CDS encoding PH domain-containing protein — protein MTVINAKPTRLRFRRSGAVWIGAVVMLVFVFPFSGSVFAELDGMARILLAPVAVVAVLVPLLIALWSLRSGVDITAEGLTVKALVGSRSYRWSAIDGFDLRGRTVYALLTDERRVPLPAVRATDIPRLIVASGGELVETDDADEPDDEAEPPAEAVSRDEAQ, from the coding sequence ATGACCGTCATCAACGCCAAACCCACCCGCCTGCGGTTTCGACGCAGTGGCGCGGTGTGGATCGGCGCGGTCGTGATGCTGGTGTTCGTCTTCCCGTTCTCCGGTTCGGTGTTCGCCGAACTCGACGGCATGGCCCGGATCCTGCTGGCCCCGGTCGCGGTGGTCGCGGTGCTGGTCCCGCTGCTGATCGCGTTGTGGTCCCTGCGCTCGGGCGTCGACATCACCGCCGAGGGCCTCACCGTCAAGGCGCTGGTGGGCTCGCGCAGCTACCGCTGGTCGGCGATCGACGGTTTCGACCTGCGCGGCCGCACCGTCTACGCGCTGCTGACCGACGAGCGGCGCGTCCCGCTCCCGGCGGTGCGCGCCACCGACATCCCCCGGCTCATCGTGGCCAGCGGCGGCGAACTCGTCGAGACCGACGACGCCGACGAACCGGACGACGAGGCCGAACCACCAGCCGAGGCCGTCAGCCGCGACGAGGCTCAGTAA
- a CDS encoding alpha/beta hydrolase, producing MTTEWEFDGSTGKITARTWPVEAPRYLAVLVHGYGEHIGRYEYVAATLNRHGATVYGLDHMGHGKSEGERVLIDDYEAVVADVHHVVQRARADRPGLPLVLIGHSMGGMIAARYAQHHGAELAALVLSGPVIGSWEQVTSMLEMPEIPFVPINVATLSRDPEIGRIYAEDPLVWHGPFKRELIAALDRCLKAINAGPKLGSLPTLWVHGAADELVPLEPSRAGVETIRGENFTERVYGEARHEVFNETNKDEVLGDVTAFIDRVL from the coding sequence ATGACGACGGAATGGGAATTCGACGGCAGTACCGGAAAGATCACGGCCCGCACCTGGCCGGTCGAGGCACCCCGCTACCTGGCGGTGCTGGTCCACGGCTACGGAGAGCACATCGGACGTTACGAGTACGTCGCGGCGACCCTCAACCGGCACGGTGCCACCGTGTACGGCCTCGACCACATGGGGCACGGCAAATCCGAGGGCGAACGCGTCCTCATCGACGACTACGAGGCCGTGGTCGCCGACGTCCACCACGTCGTTCAACGCGCCCGCGCCGATCGCCCCGGCCTGCCGCTGGTACTCATCGGACACTCGATGGGCGGCATGATCGCGGCCCGCTACGCGCAGCACCACGGCGCCGAGCTGGCGGCGCTGGTGCTGTCGGGGCCGGTCATCGGCAGCTGGGAACAGGTGACGTCCATGTTGGAGATGCCCGAGATCCCGTTCGTGCCCATCAACGTGGCCACGCTGTCGCGCGACCCCGAGATCGGCCGGATCTACGCCGAGGACCCGCTGGTGTGGCACGGCCCCTTCAAACGCGAACTCATCGCCGCCCTGGACCGGTGCCTCAAGGCCATCAACGCCGGTCCGAAACTGGGGTCGCTGCCGACGCTGTGGGTGCACGGCGCCGCCGACGAACTGGTGCCGCTGGAACCCAGTCGCGCGGGCGTGGAGACGATCCGGGGCGAGAACTTCACCGAACGCGTCTACGGCGAGGCCCGGCACGAGGTCTTCAACGAGACCAACAAGGACGAGGTCCTCGGCGACGTCACCGCTTTCATCGACCGGGTGCTCTAG
- a CDS encoding 2-hydroxyacid dehydrogenase — MKVWIPHEHGRAAMEPIPDGVELEVYDGDGDFPSSPSDVEFWVPPFMSKRVSSARLDLMPGLKVIQLLSAGADAWIAGVGESVTLCDAMGVHTAATSEWAVSAMLASLRGFDRYARNQSRRLWQPVPTDTLEGKRVLIVGAGDIGAAIATRVEAFGARPVMVARRARTGVHAVAELPQLLPDADIVVLIVPLTEATRGMVDATFLAAMPDGAMLVNAARGPVVDTAALTEEVRGGRLRAALDVTDPEPLPEDHPLWTLENVLITPHVGGAAAVPGFLDKGYALVGRQLRRYAAGEGLDNVVSEGY, encoded by the coding sequence ATGAAGGTCTGGATCCCGCACGAACACGGTCGCGCCGCCATGGAACCGATCCCCGACGGCGTTGAGCTGGAGGTCTACGACGGCGACGGCGACTTCCCGTCCTCGCCGTCGGACGTGGAGTTCTGGGTGCCGCCGTTCATGTCCAAACGGGTGTCCAGCGCCCGCCTCGACCTGATGCCGGGCCTGAAGGTGATCCAGCTGCTGTCGGCGGGCGCGGACGCCTGGATCGCCGGGGTCGGCGAATCGGTGACGCTGTGCGACGCGATGGGCGTGCACACCGCGGCCACCTCGGAGTGGGCGGTGTCGGCGATGCTGGCCTCGCTGCGCGGCTTCGACCGCTACGCCCGCAACCAGTCCCGACGACTGTGGCAACCGGTGCCCACCGACACCCTCGAGGGCAAACGGGTGCTGATCGTGGGCGCCGGGGACATCGGCGCCGCGATCGCGACCAGGGTCGAAGCGTTCGGCGCGCGGCCGGTCATGGTGGCGCGGCGGGCCCGGACCGGGGTGCACGCCGTGGCCGAACTGCCACAACTGCTGCCGGACGCCGACATCGTGGTGCTGATCGTCCCGCTGACCGAGGCCACTCGGGGCATGGTGGACGCGACGTTCCTGGCGGCGATGCCCGACGGCGCGATGCTGGTCAACGCCGCCCGCGGCCCGGTCGTGGACACCGCCGCGCTCACCGAGGAGGTGCGCGGCGGCAGGCTGCGGGCCGCGCTGGACGTCACCGACCCGGAGCCACTGCCCGAGGACCACCCTTTGTGGACTTTGGAGAACGTGCTCATCACGCCGCACGTCGGCGGCGCGGCGGCGGTGCCCGGGTTCCTCGACAAGGGTTACGCCCTGGTGGGGCGGCAGCTGCGCCGCTACGCGGCGGGGGAGGGGCTCGACAACGTCGTCAGCGAGGGTTACTGA
- a CDS encoding DUF3097 domain-containing protein → MRYGDNVLSGDWRHPKKGTVPRIEAVPGLVAEDPASGFCGAVVACGKTSVTLEDRNGKHREFRLDPAGFLIDGKPVTLVRPAPGAAGPRRSASGSTRVEGLRAKVAKQSRIYVEGVHDAALVERIWGHDLRVEGVVVEYLEGVDDLPAIVAEFGPEPGRRLGVLVDHLVAGSKESRIAEQITSPHVLVVGHPFVDIWQAVKPARLGFEAWPDVPRGVPWKEGVIAALGWRLSPPEAWRRILGAVDSYADLEPELLGRVEELIDFVTEPGTD, encoded by the coding sequence ATGCGATACGGCGACAACGTCCTGTCTGGAGACTGGCGGCACCCCAAGAAGGGGACGGTGCCGCGGATCGAGGCCGTGCCGGGCCTGGTGGCGGAGGACCCGGCCTCGGGTTTCTGCGGCGCGGTGGTGGCGTGCGGCAAGACCTCGGTGACCCTTGAGGACCGCAACGGCAAGCACCGCGAGTTCCGGCTCGACCCGGCCGGGTTCCTCATCGACGGCAAGCCGGTGACGCTGGTGCGCCCGGCGCCCGGAGCGGCGGGGCCCCGGCGCAGCGCCTCGGGTTCCACCCGGGTGGAGGGCCTGCGCGCCAAGGTCGCCAAACAGAGCCGCATCTACGTCGAGGGCGTCCACGACGCGGCCCTGGTGGAACGGATCTGGGGCCACGACCTGCGGGTCGAGGGCGTCGTGGTGGAGTACCTGGAGGGCGTCGACGACCTGCCCGCCATCGTGGCGGAGTTCGGCCCCGAACCGGGGCGGCGGCTAGGGGTGCTGGTCGACCATCTGGTCGCCGGTTCCAAGGAGTCCCGCATCGCCGAACAGATCACCTCGCCGCACGTTCTCGTCGTCGGGCACCCGTTCGTGGACATCTGGCAGGCGGTAAAACCGGCCCGGCTGGGGTTCGAGGCCTGGCCGGACGTGCCGCGCGGGGTGCCGTGGAAGGAGGGCGTGATCGCCGCGCTGGGCTGGCGGCTGTCGCCGCCGGAAGCGTGGCGGCGGATCCTCGGCGCGGTCGACAGTTACGCCGACCTGGAACCGGAGCTGCTGGGCCGGGTGGAGGAGCTCATCGACTTCGTCACCGAACCCGGGACCGACTGA
- a CDS encoding cysteine hydrolase family protein, producing MTNKALIVIDVQESFRQRPNWVASSNPDIVGSVNRLVDHARSRGDKVVWMLHTEPGSGNVFDPALGHVRLMDGLEPADGEPVLPKTSVNSFTTTSLAQLLTTWGVSELTICGIRTDQCCETTTRIAADLGYQVTFVTDATATTPIPHPDAYEWDIDDVLADPRTLSTKDIIDRVERTLAGRGFATVSTIDEVTAR from the coding sequence ATGACAAACAAAGCCCTCATCGTCATCGACGTCCAGGAATCCTTCCGGCAGCGGCCCAACTGGGTCGCCAGCTCCAATCCCGACATCGTCGGCTCGGTCAACCGGCTCGTCGACCACGCCCGCTCCCGCGGCGACAAGGTCGTGTGGATGCTGCACACCGAACCCGGCAGCGGCAACGTCTTCGACCCGGCGCTGGGCCACGTGCGGCTGATGGACGGCCTCGAACCCGCCGACGGCGAACCCGTGCTGCCCAAGACCTCGGTCAACTCGTTCACGACCACCTCGCTGGCGCAACTGCTGACCACCTGGGGCGTATCGGAACTGACGATCTGCGGCATCCGCACCGACCAGTGCTGCGAGACCACCACCCGCATCGCCGCCGACCTCGGCTACCAGGTGACCTTCGTCACCGACGCCACCGCGACCACCCCGATCCCGCACCCCGACGCCTACGAGTGGGACATCGACGACGTCCTCGCCGACCCGCGCACCCTGTCCACGAAGGACATCATCGACCGGGTCGAGCGCACGCTGGCCGGGCGCGGCTTCGCGACCGTTTCCACGATCGACGAGGTCACGGCGCGCTAG
- a CDS encoding GlxA family transcriptional regulator: MPRIVFVLVPRLHLLDLAGPAQVFSTAADLGHGWRLHYVAEHTEIHTAQGVPVRAELDWPSLGPADLVMVPGWRSPPLTDGPAVTEATAERLREHHRRGGTIASVCSGAYVLGQAGLLDGRRCTTHHALQDDLAKRFRRAEVVRDVLWVEDARVVTSAGIASGIDLALHLIAVRHGPAVAARVARQLVVFARRNGDAAQESVMLRHRSHLSDVVHRVQDLIDERYSQNLRLEDLAAYGGVSTRTLTRSFAEATGLTPLRYQQSLRTERATHLIASGSSVESAARQVGFADARMLRRLRSRLEAAKTA, from the coding sequence ATGCCCCGGATCGTCTTCGTACTGGTGCCGCGACTGCACCTGCTGGACCTGGCCGGACCGGCACAGGTGTTCTCCACCGCCGCCGATCTCGGCCACGGCTGGCGGCTGCACTATGTCGCGGAGCACACCGAGATCCACACGGCGCAGGGCGTACCCGTGCGCGCCGAACTGGACTGGCCGAGCCTGGGGCCCGCCGATCTGGTGATGGTGCCGGGCTGGCGGTCACCGCCGCTGACCGACGGTCCGGCGGTGACCGAGGCGACCGCTGAGCGGCTGCGCGAGCACCACCGGCGCGGCGGCACCATCGCCAGCGTCTGCTCCGGCGCCTACGTGCTCGGCCAGGCGGGGCTGCTGGACGGCAGGCGCTGCACCACCCACCACGCGCTGCAGGACGATCTGGCCAAACGGTTCCGGCGCGCCGAGGTGGTGCGCGACGTCCTGTGGGTCGAGGACGCCCGCGTGGTGACCTCGGCGGGCATCGCCAGCGGCATCGACCTGGCGCTGCACCTGATCGCGGTGCGGCACGGCCCCGCCGTCGCCGCCCGCGTCGCCCGGCAGCTGGTGGTGTTCGCGCGCCGCAACGGCGACGCGGCCCAGGAGAGCGTCATGCTGCGGCACCGCTCGCACCTGTCCGATGTGGTGCACCGGGTGCAGGACCTCATCGACGAGCGGTACTCGCAGAACCTGCGGCTGGAGGACCTGGCCGCCTACGGCGGCGTCAGCACCCGCACCCTCACCCGGTCGTTCGCCGAGGCGACCGGCCTGACCCCGTTGCGGTACCAGCAGTCGCTGCGCACCGAACGGGCCACGCACCTCATCGCGAGCGGGTCCTCGGTGGAGTCGGCGGCCCGGCAGGTAGGGTTCGCCGACGCCAGGATGCTGCGGCGGCTGCGATCCCGGCTGGAGGCGGCGAAAACCGCTTGA